From a single Paenibacillus sp. FSL R5-0345 genomic region:
- a CDS encoding LacI family DNA-binding transcriptional regulator, whose translation MKKLTIDDVAQKAGVSKSTVSQFLNKRFKYMSEATKNRIEAVIEELNYQPNGLARSLKQNRTHMVGIIVANIDYSLSIQCIRAIENELQQHGIQVIICNADENAEKESKYVETLIARQVDGLIIFPTGNNPSAYSRLIEADFPLVFMDRLVDGITTQSLLLDNEMAAKIGVGQLTQQGHERIALVSLPLGEHAITPRKERISGYKKAMEEAGIPLREEYICSVPKEELATGLMRLLALPDPPTALLATNDITLAEILKYANRNAIAIPEQLSVIGIDDAEFAQIYNPVITTIRQPAYEMGMQAAKIILSCIEDKGASVPITYRFPPSLQQGQSVKSYN comes from the coding sequence ATGAAGAAGTTGACGATTGATGATGTGGCTCAAAAAGCGGGAGTGTCGAAGAGTACGGTCTCTCAATTTTTGAATAAACGTTTTAAATATATGAGTGAAGCGACGAAGAATCGGATCGAGGCTGTGATCGAGGAGCTCAATTATCAACCGAATGGACTTGCACGCAGTCTGAAGCAGAATCGGACGCATATGGTCGGAATCATTGTTGCTAATATCGATTATTCGCTGTCTATCCAGTGTATTCGGGCGATTGAAAATGAGCTGCAACAACACGGGATCCAAGTAATCATATGCAATGCCGATGAGAATGCGGAAAAAGAAAGCAAGTACGTAGAAACTTTAATCGCCCGCCAGGTGGACGGTTTGATTATTTTTCCGACGGGGAACAATCCATCTGCATACAGCAGATTGATCGAGGCGGATTTTCCGTTAGTGTTTATGGATCGTCTGGTAGATGGAATCACCACGCAGAGTTTGCTGCTCGACAATGAAATGGCGGCCAAGATAGGTGTGGGACAGCTGACACAACAAGGACATGAGCGAATTGCTCTAGTCTCCCTTCCATTAGGTGAACATGCCATTACCCCTCGTAAAGAGCGGATCAGTGGTTATAAAAAAGCGATGGAAGAAGCCGGCATACCTCTGCGTGAGGAGTATATCTGTAGTGTGCCAAAAGAAGAATTAGCTACAGGACTGATGCGCCTTTTAGCATTGCCGGACCCTCCGACAGCGCTATTGGCTACGAACGATATCACGCTAGCAGAGATTTTGAAATATGCGAATCGAAATGCCATCGCTATTCCAGAACAATTGTCTGTCATCGGGATAGATGATGCGGAGTTCGCGCAAATTTATAATCCGGTCATTACAACGATTCGTCAGCCTGCATACGAAATGGGTATGCAAGCCGCTAAAATTATACTCTCTTGTATTGAGGACAAGGGCGCTTCCGTTCCAATCACCTATCGATTCCCGCCGTCCTTACAACAAGGGCAATCTGTGAAGTCATATAACTGA